The DNA sequence CGGTGTTTCAGAAATGGGAGGAGGAACATTGCCAGGTGAAACAATTCCAACAAAACTTGTTTCTCTCTATTCAGAAAAAATACCTGCTGAAGAATTAGCTGCACTACTCAGGGGCAATACCCCCCCTATCTTTGCAAGGATTGAACAAGGCCGGGTTCTCTTAGATATGCGTACGGTATATGATACAGAAGTCGATACGATTGCTACAGCATTAGAAAAGATATCCTCAGGCTTTATAAAAAACAAGCCCACAGATTACGCAGGTAAAGAGGATAAATAATTTGAAAATTCGAGACAGCGATATAAAAAGTACATAACTTATGGAACAATCCACGAATGCCCTCCATACAGAACATATAATCATTGGCACTGCAGGACATATCGATCACGGGAAAACATCCCTGGTTAAGGCGTTGACGGGTATTGATGCTGACAGATTACCTGAAGAAAAACAGCGTGGGCTAACCATAGACATAGGCTTTGCTTATCTGGATCTCAATTCAGATTACAGAATTAGCATTGTAGATGTACCCGGACATGAGCGTTTCGTTAAAAATATGCTGGCAGGTGCAACAAGCATCAATCTTGTGTTATTTGTCATTGCAGCCGATGATGGCGTTATGCCACAAACAGTTGAACATCTTGAGATTATAAACCTTCTAGGCATTCAACACGGGATTGTTGTAGTAACGAAAAAAGATCTTGTGACAGATGAATGGCTAGAGGTAGTACAGGATGACATCAAAAGAATTTTGACTGGCACCACTTTAGAGCATGCCCCTATTCTGCCCGTCTCCACAATTACTGGTGAAGGGATAGAATCCTGTAAGGCAATGATAAAAAAACTCATTACTCAGGTAAAGGTCCGTGGGAGTAATCGTGTATTTCGATTGCCAATCGATAGGTCTTTCACTATCTCAGGATATGGATGTGTTGTCACCGGCCCTATCCTTGGCGGTCAAATCTCTGTAGATAACGAAGTAGAAATATTACCTCTTAAAAAGACCTTGCGGGTAAGGGGAATCGAGGTAACGGGAGAGCAAGTCCATACCGCCTTTGCAGGGCAACGGGCAGCAATCAATCTCACCGGTATTAAATCGAGTGAGGTAAAGCGTGGTTATGAACTTTCTATTCCAGGATACCTGGAACCTACAAACCTCATCGATGTTACACTGAAATTGGTTAAGAGTATAAAAAATCCCTTAAAAAACAGGACTCGCATACGGTTTCATATTAATACTTCAGAAGTAATGGGCCGTGTTATATTACTCGATAGAGATATCTTGAAACCGGGTGAAGAATCATGTATACAAATCTTTTTGGAAAATCTCATTACTACTGAAAGGAATGATCGATTTATTATCCGGTCATATTCACCTGCTTACACAATTGGTGGAGGCGTGGTTTTAAGATCAAATACAACCCGGCTAAAACGTTTTAAAGAAGAAACACTAAAAATCCTAAAAACTTTAGCAAGTGGAAATCTTGCCGATATTGTAGAGCAAATCTACTCGAATAATAGTCACGCTGTCCTTACATCTGATGATATCTCCAGACAGGCCAATATTCATCCTTCAATTGCTGCTGATATTACAGCAGAATTGGTAAAAAAGGGCTCCCTTTTAAAATTTGATATCGATAGCAAAGGTGTTGTTTTTCATCGTAACACCATTGCTGCTTTACGGGAAGAGATTCTACACATACTCAGAACATTTCATAAAGAAAA is a window from the Candidatus Jettenia sp. genome containing:
- the selB gene encoding selenocysteine-specific translation elongation factor; its protein translation is MEQSTNALHTEHIIIGTAGHIDHGKTSLVKALTGIDADRLPEEKQRGLTIDIGFAYLDLNSDYRISIVDVPGHERFVKNMLAGATSINLVLFVIAADDGVMPQTVEHLEIINLLGIQHGIVVVTKKDLVTDEWLEVVQDDIKRILTGTTLEHAPILPVSTITGEGIESCKAMIKKLITQVKVRGSNRVFRLPIDRSFTISGYGCVVTGPILGGQISVDNEVEILPLKKTLRVRGIEVTGEQVHTAFAGQRAAINLTGIKSSEVKRGYELSIPGYLEPTNLIDVTLKLVKSIKNPLKNRTRIRFHINTSEVMGRVILLDRDILKPGEESCIQIFLENLITTERNDRFIIRSYSPAYTIGGGVVLRSNTTRLKRFKEETLKILKTLASGNLADIVEQIYSNNSHAVLTSDDISRQANIHPSIAADITAELVKKGSLLKFDIDSKGVVFHRNTIAALREEILHILRTFHKENPLKAGIEETYLKTLLRKDTHPLSIAASLSTLKREKTIKVIDGKLSLKDFEIELSAQDKSKANKIEEFFLHAGFTPPSIEEVYTKFGTSSKSTISLLVEQKKIIALENDLYFHTTTLDTLKGIIKEYIKKHGSINVAQFRDLTKTSRKFAIPLMEYFDAIRFTRRTGDVRILL